The segment AAACTTATACATACTATCAGCAGGGAATCCTTAATAGTAAGCTGATGGCTGATGCTGGGCAAGTTGATGAGGAGGATCCCACCGTTGTTTATCCCGAAGAATTAACAACGGTGGAAGGGTTTAGCGAAAATAGCAGGGAAGAACTTCAAGTGAGTAAACCGGTAAAAGAAGAACCAATAAATGCTCCATTTAAATTAACCATCCCTAAAATTAAGCTAGATGCCGTGGTGGTTGATGGGGTGGGCAAGCAGGATTTGCGTAAAGGGCCCGGTCTTTACCCTCAGGGCAGCCTGCCCGGTGCACCGGGAAATGTAGCAATAGCAGCTCACCGTACTACATATGGCGCTTGGTTTAACCACCTAGATCGACTTGGTTCCGGAGATGAGATTACTATTTCTCGGGAAGGCCGCGATATTATCTACCAGGTCGAGAAAGTATTTACTACTACCAAAGACGACTGGTCGGTAATTGAGCCAATGGGCTATAATACCTTAACGTTAACCACTTGCGATCCGCCGGGATCCGTAAAAAGACGTTTAATCGTCAGGGCTCGGCAGGAGGCAGAGGGTGATGGCGACTAGAGAGTACTAGGGACGTTATCTATTTCAATACTATAGTCAAAGGAAATATTTAATTTACCGCCTTTATAGCTGCCGCTTATAGGCAGATCACCGTAATTCTGAATAATATAGTAACCTGCGGATAAAGAGCCAAAACGGCTGTTGGTAGCAGTGCCTAGGGTCGGGTCGACAGGTATCCAGCCTTGTCCCGGTAGGTAGAATTCGGCCCATTGATGTCTTTGTTTTTCTAATCGGGACGAAGAGCTAGTATCAGCTAAAACTTTCGAGTAGTGGGCAAAACCGTTAACGATCCGGGCAGGAATACCTGCAGCCCGATTTAATGCTACGAACAGGGAGGCATATTCTACACAAGTGCCTTCGCCTTCTCTAAGGCCGGCAAGTGCGCCTTTGTCTGCTGAGGATGCGTTAAGGTTATATTGCAAAGAGTCTCTCGTATAATCATAGGCGGCTTTGGCAAATGTTAAAGTTTCACTGGTGGTTTTCGGTTTACTATCGCCATTCAGTGCATTTGCCACTTGGCGTATTTTATCAGAATCGCTTTCAATCTTTTCTTCCTGCTGTAAATAATTTTGCAGCTGCTTACCGGTACTTTGATTGATTTCTTCTTTTTTCTTTGATAAAGAGAAGGGTATTAATTTAATAATATATGTTTGTT is part of the Metallumcola ferriviriculae genome and harbors:
- a CDS encoding sortase, translated to MKWLYRFLIVVGIVLVFSPVAAETYTYYQQGILNSKLMADAGQVDEEDPTVVYPEELTTVEGFSENSREELQVSKPVKEEPINAPFKLTIPKIKLDAVVVDGVGKQDLRKGPGLYPQGSLPGAPGNVAIAAHRTTYGAWFNHLDRLGSGDEITISREGRDIIYQVEKVFTTTKDDWSVIEPMGYNTLTLTTCDPPGSVKRRLIVRARQEAEGDGD
- a CDS encoding transglutaminase-like domain-containing protein, with protein sequence MNNARFFKSVLTLSLAFIILVFPTRTAFSNTDNSADTTETYALTVTVWVENSGAEPARDISLNIPTMAQINSPYQKVLSRIYSIEPISETITTRGNKKARLQVKRLAAGEKFPIKQTYIIKLIPFSLSKKKEEINQSTGKQLQNYLQQEEKIESDSDKIRQVANALNGDSKPKTTSETLTFAKAAYDYTRDSLQYNLNASSADKGALAGLREGEGTCVEYASLFVALNRAAGIPARIVNGFAHYSKVLADTSSSSRLEKQRHQWAEFYLPGQGWIPVDPTLGTATNSRFGSLSAGYYIIQNYGDLPISGSYKGGKLNISFDYSIEIDNVPSTL